The following proteins are co-located in the Massilia litorea genome:
- a CDS encoding TonB-dependent receptor — protein sequence MLKKTVLVRALQLALGATAVSMAVTNPVMAQSNAAGTIFGTVEAASGSTVNLINTETGVRRSVTPDASGRYTATAMPPGHYRVEQVRNGAVVNTTEIDVIVGQGVDASFAPAAGAVTGGAQTVRVTGRRNRIDVSNTNNGAVFTAKELAKLPTTQNVEAIIQLAPNTTRADSRYSAGASFGGGGASENSYYINGFPVTNPVTQLGASELPFGAIAQAQILTGGFGAEFGRSVGGVVNITTKSGTNTWEAGVSASITPNGLRSKPKDIYYPNTGAAINSATDGTLYVQRNNLERDEKLYGAYVGGPLIKDKLFMFAAVERRTDDLDRVIGIRTSSALASTGFERTQDKTDRYLVKLDANITDAHRLEATFIGDKGEEDRQLYGYTYPTSGVKGGTIGAQTASQHYKNSEDFGPGVGGNIKILRYTGNLTDNLTVTALVGQMKTPASAKYDPVGNIPADIFQITAPSNARAPGLNYFSPQVLSGAVSSGSSESKVKSRRFDVEYKLGDHFLRAGVDSNKLDSESIGQVYGGGGIWVYAKTANPNTPLAFGPTRASTASGGGLGTQGYYVSRRIFDSLTSAGSEQEAQYIEDKWQVNKDLLVTLGLRNESFKNINGDGETFLKAKDLISPRVAASWDVYGDSSMKVYGSAGRYALQIPTHLAVRGASRSTLTRQAFTYTGTDQYGQPTGLNPISGVYSVNNELGQPKDANTVSARDIKATYQDELTLGIERSLTPDLNVGARLTHRVLKATIDDLCDPRPFEAYAERNKINTDNWGGFGCASFNPGEDSTFLVDYAGTGTGYTTVKLSKADLGFDEPKRTYTAVDLFAEHPYRNGWYGRVNYTWSRSRGNTEGQTKSDNAQTDVAATSTWDNPELMVNAYGLLPNHREHQVKAFGYYDLTPEITLGGNFLAASGRPKNCFGWNPNVPPEADYGSVFFYCNGGPAPRGTSGKLPWDIRLDLSVAYRPAMLKGLAVKLDMFNVANKQTVQTIDETYNVGSTEDVSPTYGRVISYTAPRSVRLGVEYNYRF from the coding sequence ATGTTGAAGAAAACTGTTTTGGTCCGTGCACTGCAGCTTGCGCTCGGCGCAACCGCAGTATCGATGGCAGTGACCAACCCGGTCATGGCCCAGTCGAATGCCGCAGGTACCATCTTCGGTACCGTCGAGGCAGCATCGGGTTCCACCGTCAACCTGATCAACACTGAAACGGGCGTGCGGCGTTCGGTGACGCCGGATGCAAGTGGCCGCTATACGGCTACGGCAATGCCGCCAGGTCATTACCGTGTTGAACAGGTGCGTAACGGCGCCGTGGTCAACACCACCGAAATCGACGTCATCGTCGGCCAGGGTGTCGATGCTTCGTTCGCGCCTGCGGCTGGTGCTGTGACGGGAGGCGCGCAGACGGTTCGCGTGACGGGTCGCCGCAACCGGATCGACGTTTCGAACACCAACAACGGTGCAGTCTTCACCGCCAAGGAACTGGCCAAGCTGCCGACGACCCAGAACGTCGAAGCGATCATCCAGCTGGCACCGAACACCACCCGCGCCGACTCGCGTTACTCGGCTGGTGCTTCGTTCGGCGGCGGCGGTGCTTCTGAAAACTCCTACTACATCAATGGTTTCCCTGTCACCAACCCGGTGACCCAGCTCGGCGCATCGGAATTGCCATTCGGCGCCATCGCCCAGGCACAGATCCTGACCGGCGGCTTCGGCGCGGAATTCGGCCGTTCCGTCGGCGGTGTGGTCAACATCACCACCAAGAGCGGCACCAACACCTGGGAAGCAGGCGTGAGCGCCTCGATTACCCCGAATGGCCTGCGCTCGAAACCGAAGGATATCTACTATCCGAACACCGGCGCGGCAATTAACTCGGCCACCGATGGCACCCTGTACGTCCAGCGTAACAACCTCGAGCGCGACGAAAAGCTGTACGGCGCCTACGTCGGCGGCCCACTGATCAAGGACAAGCTGTTCATGTTCGCTGCCGTCGAGCGCCGCACCGACGACCTGGACCGCGTGATCGGTATCCGCACCTCGAGCGCCCTGGCCTCGACCGGCTTCGAACGCACGCAGGACAAGACCGACCGTTACCTGGTCAAGCTCGACGCGAACATTACCGACGCGCATCGCCTGGAAGCCACTTTCATCGGTGACAAAGGCGAGGAAGACCGCCAGTTGTACGGCTATACCTACCCGACCAGCGGCGTCAAAGGCGGTACGATCGGCGCCCAGACCGCCTCGCAGCACTACAAGAACAGCGAAGACTTCGGCCCTGGTGTCGGCGGCAATATCAAGATCCTGCGCTATACCGGTAACCTGACCGACAACCTGACCGTGACCGCGCTGGTCGGCCAGATGAAGACGCCGGCTTCGGCGAAATACGACCCAGTTGGCAACATTCCTGCCGACATTTTCCAGATCACTGCACCGAGCAATGCCCGTGCTCCCGGCCTGAACTACTTCAGCCCGCAGGTGCTGTCGGGTGCCGTCTCCAGCGGCAGCTCGGAAAGCAAGGTCAAGTCGCGTCGTTTCGACGTCGAATACAAGCTGGGTGACCACTTCCTGCGCGCCGGTGTCGACAGCAACAAGCTCGATTCGGAATCCATCGGCCAGGTGTACGGCGGCGGCGGTATCTGGGTCTATGCAAAAACGGCGAATCCGAACACCCCGCTCGCATTCGGTCCGACCCGCGCCTCGACGGCAAGCGGCGGCGGCCTGGGAACTCAGGGCTACTACGTTTCGCGTCGTATCTTCGATTCGCTGACCAGCGCCGGCTCCGAGCAGGAAGCCCAGTACATCGAAGACAAATGGCAGGTCAACAAGGATCTCCTGGTGACCCTCGGCCTGCGTAACGAGAGCTTCAAGAACATCAACGGCGACGGCGAGACCTTCCTCAAAGCCAAGGACCTGATCTCGCCACGCGTCGCGGCAAGCTGGGACGTCTACGGCGACTCGTCGATGAAGGTCTATGGTTCGGCAGGCCGCTACGCGCTGCAGATCCCGACCCACCTGGCAGTGCGCGGCGCCAGCCGTTCGACCCTGACCCGTCAGGCATTCACCTACACCGGCACCGACCAGTACGGTCAGCCGACCGGCCTGAACCCAATTTCGGGCGTGTACTCGGTCAACAACGAACTGGGCCAGCCAAAAGACGCGAACACCGTCAGTGCTCGCGACATCAAGGCGACCTACCAGGACGAGCTGACCCTGGGTATCGAACGCTCCCTGACGCCGGACCTGAACGTGGGTGCACGCCTGACCCATCGTGTCCTGAAGGCCACGATCGACGACCTGTGCGATCCGCGTCCGTTCGAGGCTTACGCCGAGCGTAACAAGATCAACACCGACAACTGGGGTGGTTTCGGCTGCGCTTCGTTCAATCCGGGCGAAGACTCGACCTTCCTGGTCGACTACGCCGGCACCGGCACCGGCTACACCACGGTCAAGCTGAGCAAGGCCGACCTGGGCTTCGACGAACCGAAGCGTACCTACACCGCCGTCGACCTGTTCGCCGAGCACCCGTACCGCAACGGCTGGTATGGCCGCGTGAACTACACCTGGTCGCGCAGCCGTGGCAATACGGAAGGCCAGACCAAGTCGGACAACGCACAGACCGACGTCGCAGCGACGTCGACCTGGGACAATCCAGAGCTGATGGTCAATGCGTACGGCTTGCTGCCGAACCACCGCGAGCACCAGGTCAAGGCATTCGGCTACTACGACCTGACTCCGGAAATCACCCTGGGCGGTAACTTCCTGGCTGCATCCGGCCGTCCGAAGAACTGCTTCGGCTGGAATCCAAACGTTCCGCCTGAGGCTGACTACGGTTCGGTGTTCTTCTACTGCAACGGCGGTCCTGCACCACGCGGTACCAGCGGCAAGCTCCCATGGGATATCCGCCTGGACCTGAGCGTGGCGTATCGTCCGGCGATGCTGAAAGGCCTGGCTGTGAAACTGGACATGTTCAACGTGGCCAACAAGCAGACCGTGCAGACGATCGACGAGACCTACAATGTCGGCAGCACGGAAGATGTCAGCCCGACCTACGGCCGCGTGATCAGCTACACGGCACCACGTAGTGTCCGACTCGGCGTCGAGTACAACTACCGCTTCTGA
- a CDS encoding 16S rRNA (uracil(1498)-N(3))-methyltransferase produces the protein MPRFYCPQPLATGAVVDLPEAVAHHLHVVRMQPGDALTLFDGRGGQYRASLAEIGKKRASALVEEHQALEAELPYALTLAQGLPEGSKMDWIIEKAVELGIAAIQPLAAQRSVVRLSGERLDKRQAHWQGVIVAASEQCGRNRLAQLAPLADFERFIGQPEAQPRILFSPRATQSLAGWARAAGPQAVTLLVGPEGGFSDEEEQAAIGAGALALSLGPRVLRTETAGLAAVAALNALWGQF, from the coding sequence ATGCCCCGTTTCTACTGTCCCCAGCCGCTCGCCACGGGCGCCGTCGTCGACCTGCCGGAAGCGGTCGCCCATCACTTGCACGTGGTGCGGATGCAGCCGGGCGATGCACTGACGCTGTTCGACGGCCGCGGCGGCCAGTACCGGGCCAGCCTTGCCGAGATCGGCAAGAAACGCGCAAGCGCCCTGGTCGAGGAACATCAGGCGCTGGAGGCCGAACTCCCGTACGCCCTGACGCTGGCGCAAGGCTTGCCGGAAGGGTCGAAGATGGACTGGATCATCGAAAAGGCGGTCGAACTCGGCATCGCGGCGATCCAGCCGCTGGCGGCCCAGCGCAGCGTGGTGCGCCTGTCGGGCGAGCGGCTCGACAAGCGCCAGGCGCACTGGCAGGGCGTGATCGTGGCGGCTTCCGAGCAGTGCGGGCGCAACCGGCTGGCGCAGCTGGCGCCGCTGGCGGATTTCGAGCGTTTCATCGGCCAGCCGGAGGCCCAACCCCGCATCCTGTTCTCGCCACGCGCCACACAGTCGCTCGCCGGATGGGCGCGCGCCGCCGGGCCGCAGGCGGTGACGCTGCTGGTTGGGCCGGAAGGCGGTTTCAGCGATGAAGAAGAACAGGCGGCGATCGGCGCCGGCGCCCTCGCCCTCTCGCTCGGACCGCGCGTGCTGCGCACCGAGACGGCGGGACTGGCGGCGGTCGCCGCCCTGAACGCGCTGTGGGGCCAGTTCTGA
- a CDS encoding TonB-dependent receptor, whose product MAQSNASGTVFGKVAAGSGDTVVLKNNGTNATRSVALDANGNFRITSLPIGTYSATLTKGGATVGTSQLEVLAGQGVEASFESAAAIAGGAQTVRVSGRRSRIDVSSSVNGATFTARELEKLPIGRNVESIVQLAPNTTRGDPTYAAGASFAGGGASENAYNINGFPVTNPLTQLGAMELPFGAIAQAQILTGGYGVEFGRSTGGVVNITTKSGTNTWEAGALVSITPSSTRASYRDYYYPNIGTFPATDNTLRLRREDNKVDQKQYSVYAGGPLIPDTLFGFFALEQTQLESNGVYQSRTSTTLASNGWRDYETKTKRYYGKVDWNINDDHRLELTLIGDLPKTETQYRSYNYATRAVGATVNTSTREEFGPFNANGGELQSLRYVGNITDNLTVNALYGKMQARHFYTPAGYNPALPQVTAAPENQYPGLAYTSGQSITGTLPKNGSSDDVTSKRLDLEYKLGNHTLRAGLDNNKMASLGAGEAYAGGALLTYLHTDPTKPADDVGILLGKPGLANQGYYVQKTIYSTVSNAFAGQDAQYIEDRWQATKDVLVTVGVRREGFYNANQDGTKYIEMKNQYAPRANVSWDVNGDASFKVFGSIGRYTIQIPTVVALRGANGSLYTTQNFSYTGVDANGQPTGTTELTGVLSSNNEFGQAKDPKTVAAQNMKPAYQDEITLGLERSFNPSLNFGAKVTYRKLRSTIDDLCDPRPFDAYAARNGIDATNYAGFGCATFNPGEDNDFLVDYAGNGTYTKVHLTKEELGFDKATRTYAALDLFAEHPYRNGWYAKVNYTLSRNKGNTEGQTLSDTSSAQGDVAATQTWDYRELMSYADGLLPNDRKHQIKAFGFYDITPEWVIGGAATLASGRPRSCVGTNPNTVGFPPGLNYQSASHYCFGATGSTNTPSPRGSVGRLPWEKTFDMNVVYRPAAVAGLSLKVDVFNVFNSQTAQKVYERYNTNQSRYNLYEGLISATAPRSAKFTAEYNYKFK is encoded by the coding sequence ATGGCGCAATCCAACGCCTCGGGTACGGTTTTTGGTAAGGTCGCTGCCGGTTCCGGCGACACCGTGGTCCTCAAGAACAACGGCACTAACGCGACGCGTTCGGTGGCACTGGATGCGAACGGCAACTTCCGCATCACCAGCCTCCCGATCGGCACCTACAGCGCGACCCTGACCAAGGGCGGCGCCACCGTCGGCACCAGCCAGCTGGAAGTCCTTGCCGGCCAGGGCGTCGAAGCGAGCTTCGAGAGCGCTGCCGCCATCGCCGGCGGCGCGCAAACGGTCCGCGTGAGCGGCCGCCGCAGCCGCATCGACGTGTCGAGCTCGGTCAACGGCGCGACCTTCACCGCGCGCGAACTCGAGAAGCTGCCGATCGGCCGCAACGTCGAATCGATCGTCCAGCTGGCGCCGAACACCACCCGTGGCGACCCGACCTATGCAGCAGGCGCGAGCTTCGCCGGCGGCGGCGCATCGGAAAACGCGTACAACATCAACGGTTTCCCTGTCACCAACCCGCTGACCCAGCTGGGCGCGATGGAACTGCCGTTCGGCGCAATCGCCCAGGCGCAGATCCTGACCGGCGGCTACGGCGTCGAATTCGGCCGCTCGACCGGCGGCGTGGTGAACATCACCACCAAATCCGGCACCAACACCTGGGAAGCAGGTGCCCTGGTCTCGATCACCCCATCGTCGACCCGCGCCAGCTACCGCGACTATTACTACCCGAACATCGGCACCTTCCCGGCAACGGACAACACGCTGCGCCTGCGCCGCGAAGACAACAAGGTCGACCAGAAGCAGTACTCGGTGTATGCCGGCGGCCCGCTGATCCCCGACACCCTGTTCGGCTTCTTCGCCCTGGAGCAGACCCAGCTGGAAAGCAATGGCGTCTACCAGTCGCGTACCTCGACCACGCTGGCAAGCAACGGCTGGCGCGACTACGAGACCAAGACCAAGCGCTATTACGGCAAGGTCGACTGGAACATCAACGACGACCACCGCCTGGAGCTGACGCTGATCGGCGATCTGCCGAAGACCGAGACCCAGTACCGCTCGTACAACTACGCGACCCGTGCCGTCGGCGCGACCGTCAATACCTCGACCCGTGAGGAATTCGGTCCGTTCAACGCGAATGGCGGCGAACTGCAGAGTCTGCGCTACGTCGGCAACATCACCGACAACCTGACCGTCAACGCGCTGTACGGCAAGATGCAGGCCCGCCACTTCTACACGCCTGCCGGCTACAACCCGGCCTTGCCGCAAGTAACCGCAGCGCCGGAAAACCAGTACCCTGGCCTGGCCTATACGAGCGGCCAGTCGATCACCGGCACGCTGCCGAAGAACGGCTCGTCGGACGACGTGACCTCGAAGCGCCTGGACCTCGAGTACAAGCTGGGCAACCATACCCTGCGCGCTGGTCTGGACAACAACAAGATGGCATCGCTGGGCGCCGGCGAGGCCTATGCGGGCGGTGCGTTGCTGACCTACCTCCATACCGATCCGACCAAGCCGGCCGACGACGTCGGTATCCTGCTGGGCAAGCCAGGCCTGGCGAACCAGGGTTACTACGTCCAGAAGACGATCTACTCGACCGTGTCGAACGCCTTTGCAGGCCAGGACGCGCAGTACATCGAAGACCGCTGGCAGGCAACCAAGGACGTGCTGGTGACCGTCGGCGTGCGTCGCGAAGGTTTCTACAACGCGAACCAAGATGGCACCAAGTACATCGAGATGAAGAACCAGTACGCACCACGCGCGAACGTGTCGTGGGACGTGAACGGTGACGCATCGTTCAAGGTGTTCGGTAGCATCGGCCGCTACACCATCCAGATCCCGACCGTGGTTGCCCTGCGCGGCGCGAACGGCTCGCTGTATACCACCCAGAACTTCTCGTACACCGGTGTAGATGCAAACGGCCAGCCGACCGGTACGACCGAGCTGACCGGCGTGCTGTCGTCGAACAACGAATTCGGCCAGGCCAAGGATCCAAAGACGGTCGCGGCCCAGAACATGAAGCCGGCCTACCAGGACGAAATCACCCTCGGTCTGGAACGTTCGTTCAACCCGAGCCTGAACTTCGGCGCCAAGGTTACCTACCGCAAGCTGCGTTCGACCATCGACGACCTGTGCGATCCACGTCCGTTCGATGCCTACGCCGCGCGTAACGGCATCGACGCCACCAACTACGCGGGCTTCGGTTGCGCCACGTTCAACCCGGGCGAAGACAACGACTTCCTGGTCGACTACGCAGGCAACGGCACCTACACCAAGGTCCACCTGACCAAGGAAGAGCTGGGCTTCGACAAGGCAACGCGTACCTACGCAGCGCTGGATCTGTTCGCCGAGCACCCATACCGCAACGGCTGGTACGCCAAGGTGAACTACACCCTGTCGCGCAACAAGGGCAACACCGAGGGCCAGACGCTGTCGGATACGAGTTCGGCGCAGGGCGACGTGGCAGCTACCCAGACCTGGGACTACCGTGAGCTGATGTCTTACGCCGACGGCCTGCTGCCGAACGATCGCAAGCACCAGATCAAGGCTTTCGGTTTCTATGACATCACGCCCGAATGGGTGATCGGTGGCGCCGCTACCCTGGCATCGGGCCGTCCACGTTCGTGCGTGGGTACCAACCCGAACACGGTTGGCTTCCCTCCTGGCCTGAACTACCAGTCGGCATCGCACTACTGCTTCGGCGCGACCGGTTCGACCAACACGCCGTCGCCGCGCGGCAGCGTTGGCCGTCTGCCTTGGGAAAAGACCTTCGACATGAACGTGGTGTACCGTCCGGCAGCCGTCGCCGGCCTGTCGCTGAAAGTGGACGTGTTCAACGTCTTCAACAGCCAGACCGCACAGAAGGTGTACGAGCGCTACAACACCAACCAGTCGCGCTACAACCTGTACGAAGGCCTGATCAGCGCAACCGCGCCACGTTCGGCCAAGTTCACCGCCGAGTACAACTACAAGTTCAAGTAA